The following proteins are co-located in the Paludibaculum fermentans genome:
- a CDS encoding efflux RND transporter permease subunit, producing the protein MNISELFIKRPIATSLFMCAIILFGMVAYRSLAVSDLPNVDFPTLLVTASLPGANPETMASAVATPMENQFSTIAGLNSMTSVNSQGATQITLEFDLSRSLDGAAVDVQAAITQASRLLPPGMPTPPTFTKVNPADQPILYLALTSTTLPLYTLDEYAETRIAQRISMVSGVAQVQVLGAQKYAVHVQMDPQKLAAHQVGINEIETALKNWNVNLPAGSIIGPQRAFTLQASGQLTNAPAYRPLVVSYRKGTPVRLEELGQVIDGVEDDKTASWFYRHGPGHRAVVLAIQRQPGTNTIAVTDAIKHLIPLFQSELPPSVKMEIFYDRSDTIRESYDDVQFTMILTLGLVVMVIFLFLRNFSATVIPSLALPFSVIGTFAVMYLLDYSLDNLSMMALILSIGFVVDDAIVMLENIVRHIEMGEEPMAAALKGSKEIGFTIVSMTLSLAAVFIPVLFMGGVLGRLFKEFAVTICVSILISGVVSVTLTPMLCSRFLRAAHHQSKGWFYNSTERFFEGMLRLYDNSLQVVLRFRRATLAVSFVVLIITGWMFVDIPKGFIPDQDTDQMLVTTEAAQGTSFYQMVKYQQAIAEEVQADPNVDSLVSSIGGNTSTTLGGPNFGQMIVHLKPRHDRKMLVNEVIDNLRPKLTQFPGMKVYIQNPPAIQIGGQVTKSIYQFSMQSPDKEELYKASRKMEAEIAAMPGLEDVTSNLLVQSPQIHVNIDRDKSAALQINAQQVENALYDAYGPRWVSTIYAPVNEYKVLLELMPKYQADPNALSMLYLKTTAGRLIPLDSVAQVTSDTGPQTVNHFGQLPAVTISFNLRPGTSLGDTVTQIEKLAKEQLPPTVSTAFQGAAKSFQSSLSNLWLLLIVAILVVYIVLGVLYESYIHPLTILSGLPSAGFGALVTLYIFHMDLNIYAFVGLIMLIGIVKKNAIMQIDFALDAERHQGMSAGEAIYQGCLIRFRPIMMTTMAALLGAVPIALGYGAGGEARQPLGLAVVGGLLFSQLVTLYLTPVVYTYMAGLQDWLRRRKGADSVPEPIPTSY; encoded by the coding sequence ATGAACATTTCCGAACTCTTTATCAAACGGCCCATCGCCACCAGCCTTTTCATGTGCGCCATCATTCTGTTCGGAATGGTGGCCTACCGCTCCCTCGCGGTCAGCGATTTGCCCAACGTGGATTTCCCCACGTTGCTGGTCACGGCCAGCCTGCCCGGCGCTAATCCGGAAACCATGGCTTCCGCCGTCGCCACCCCGATGGAGAACCAGTTCTCGACCATCGCCGGCCTGAACTCGATGACCTCGGTGAACTCGCAGGGCGCCACCCAGATCACGCTGGAATTCGACCTCAGCCGCAGCCTCGATGGAGCCGCCGTCGACGTCCAGGCGGCCATTACCCAGGCTTCGCGCCTGCTGCCGCCCGGCATGCCCACGCCGCCGACGTTCACCAAGGTGAACCCGGCCGACCAGCCCATCCTCTATCTGGCGCTTACCTCCACCACGCTGCCGCTGTATACCCTCGACGAATACGCCGAAACCCGCATCGCCCAGCGCATCTCCATGGTCAGCGGAGTCGCGCAGGTGCAGGTGCTGGGCGCGCAGAAGTACGCCGTCCACGTGCAGATGGATCCCCAGAAACTGGCCGCGCACCAGGTGGGCATCAACGAGATCGAAACCGCGCTCAAGAACTGGAACGTCAACCTGCCGGCCGGCTCCATCATCGGACCCCAGCGCGCATTCACCCTGCAGGCCTCCGGCCAGTTGACGAACGCGCCCGCCTACCGGCCCCTCGTCGTCTCCTATCGCAAGGGCACGCCGGTGCGGCTGGAGGAACTCGGCCAGGTCATCGACGGTGTCGAAGACGACAAGACGGCCTCCTGGTTCTACCGCCACGGCCCCGGTCATCGCGCCGTCGTCCTCGCCATCCAGCGCCAGCCCGGCACCAATACCATCGCCGTCACCGATGCGATCAAGCATCTCATCCCCCTGTTCCAGTCCGAGCTGCCGCCCTCGGTGAAGATGGAGATCTTCTACGACCGCTCCGACACGATTCGCGAGTCCTATGACGACGTCCAGTTCACGATGATCCTCACTCTCGGCCTGGTCGTCATGGTTATCTTCCTCTTCCTGAGGAACTTCTCCGCCACTGTGATTCCCAGCCTGGCGCTGCCGTTCTCGGTCATCGGCACCTTCGCCGTCATGTACCTGCTGGACTACAGCCTCGACAACCTGTCGATGATGGCGCTCATCCTCTCCATCGGTTTCGTCGTCGACGACGCCATCGTGATGCTCGAGAACATCGTGCGCCACATCGAGATGGGTGAGGAACCCATGGCCGCTGCCCTCAAGGGCTCCAAGGAGATCGGCTTCACCATCGTCTCCATGACCCTCTCCCTGGCCGCCGTGTTCATCCCCGTCCTATTCATGGGCGGCGTGCTGGGCCGCCTGTTCAAGGAGTTCGCGGTCACCATCTGCGTGTCGATCCTGATCTCCGGCGTCGTCTCCGTCACCCTGACACCGATGCTCTGCAGCCGCTTCCTGCGCGCCGCGCATCATCAGTCCAAGGGCTGGTTCTACAACTCGACCGAGCGCTTCTTCGAGGGCATGCTGCGGCTCTACGACAATAGCCTCCAGGTGGTCCTGCGCTTCCGCCGCGCCACGCTGGCCGTCAGCTTCGTGGTGCTGATCATCACTGGCTGGATGTTTGTCGACATTCCCAAGGGCTTCATCCCAGACCAGGATACGGATCAGATGCTGGTCACCACCGAAGCCGCGCAGGGTACCTCTTTCTACCAGATGGTGAAGTACCAGCAGGCCATCGCCGAGGAAGTGCAGGCCGACCCCAACGTCGACTCGCTGGTCTCGAGCATCGGCGGCAACACCTCCACCACGCTCGGCGGCCCCAACTTCGGCCAGATGATCGTCCATCTCAAGCCGCGGCACGACCGCAAGATGCTGGTGAACGAGGTCATCGACAATCTGCGACCCAAACTCACCCAATTCCCGGGCATGAAGGTCTACATCCAGAACCCGCCGGCCATCCAGATCGGCGGCCAGGTGACCAAGAGCATCTACCAGTTCTCCATGCAGTCTCCTGACAAGGAAGAGCTCTACAAGGCATCGCGCAAAATGGAAGCCGAGATCGCCGCAATGCCCGGCCTGGAAGACGTCACCAGCAACCTGCTGGTGCAAAGCCCCCAGATCCACGTAAACATCGACCGCGACAAGTCCGCCGCGCTACAGATCAACGCCCAGCAGGTGGAAAACGCCCTATATGACGCCTATGGTCCACGCTGGGTCTCCACCATCTACGCGCCGGTGAACGAGTACAAAGTGCTGTTGGAGCTCATGCCGAAGTACCAGGCCGACCCCAACGCGCTCTCGATGCTCTACCTGAAGACGACCGCCGGCCGGCTCATCCCGCTCGATTCCGTCGCCCAGGTCACCAGCGACACCGGACCCCAGACCGTCAACCACTTCGGCCAGTTGCCCGCCGTCACCATCTCGTTCAACCTGCGCCCCGGTACCAGCCTCGGCGACACGGTGACGCAGATCGAAAAGCTCGCCAAGGAACAGCTTCCACCCACCGTCAGCACCGCCTTCCAGGGCGCGGCCAAGAGCTTCCAGAGCTCGCTCTCCAACCTCTGGCTGCTGCTCATCGTTGCGATCCTTGTGGTCTACATCGTGCTGGGCGTGCTGTACGAAAGCTATATCCACCCGCTGACCATTCTCTCCGGCCTGCCCTCCGCCGGCTTCGGAGCGTTGGTCACGCTCTACATCTTCCATATGGATCTGAACATCTATGCGTTCGTCGGACTCATCATGCTCATTGGCATCGTGAAGAAGAACGCCATCATGCAGATCGATTTCGCGCTCGACGCCGAACGGCACCAGGGCATGAGCGCCGGAGAAGCCATCTACCAGGGCTGCCTCATCCGCTTCCGTCCCATCATGATGACCACCATGGCCGCGCTGCTGGGCGCCGTGCCCATCGCGCTCGGCTACGGCGCGGGCGGCGAGGCTCGTCAGCCGCTGGGCCTGGCGGTCGTCGGCGGCCTGCTGTTCTCCCAGCTCGTCACGCTCTACCTGACCCCCGTGGTCTACACGTACATGGCCGGCCTGCAGGACTGGCTGCGCCGCCGCAAGGGCGCCGATAGCGTTCCCGAGCCCATCCCGACCAGCTATTAA
- a CDS encoding anthranilate synthase component I family protein, with translation MTWWGRPDDGAGRALVERLRGVLPAPAEAETRAVKLGSNVDSLLVAEALRGEPGFLWLDCAGAASRLFTDPLVTLEVKNGELTARGAGGVIRVEAGGFDVLEAALEAWAGPGGALLVGYLGYDLAAELERLPALPPDPDRVPDLHLALYDAHWRHEAGEWTYVSTEAWRARNVVEPPSKAGEAPAGPLSSGPVTSLPGAAGFEDAVRRTVDRIYAGELFQTNLCRRLEAPLADVAVWPLYRRLREVNPARFGAYVPLGAGRAVLSNSPELYLRVEGGRVSSSPIKGTRPRGATPEENVRMEAELTDSVKDRAELAMIVDVVRNDLARVCEPGSVVVEAHAELMRLPTLTHTVSTVSGLLRGGIGGLLRASFPPASISGAPKIHAMEVAMAEEQRRRGPCMGSIGWISMDGRAELSVAIRTAVVAGGRVRYETGCGITAQSDPAQELAETRHKARAFLSALGCGERE, from the coding sequence ATGACGTGGTGGGGGCGGCCGGACGACGGGGCCGGACGGGCTTTGGTGGAGCGGCTAAGGGGAGTGCTGCCGGCCCCGGCTGAAGCGGAAACCCGCGCCGTGAAATTGGGTTCGAACGTCGATTCTTTACTTGTCGCCGAGGCACTGCGGGGGGAGCCGGGTTTCCTGTGGCTGGATTGCGCTGGGGCGGCGAGCCGGTTGTTCACTGATCCGCTCGTCACGCTGGAAGTGAAGAACGGCGAGCTGACGGCGCGCGGCGCGGGCGGCGTCATTCGAGTTGAGGCGGGCGGGTTTGATGTCCTGGAGGCGGCGCTCGAGGCATGGGCCGGCCCCGGCGGCGCGCTTCTCGTTGGCTACCTTGGGTACGACCTGGCGGCGGAACTGGAGCGGTTGCCTGCCCTGCCCCCAGATCCGGACCGGGTTCCCGACTTGCACCTGGCCCTCTACGATGCGCATTGGCGCCACGAGGCGGGTGAGTGGACCTACGTGAGCACGGAGGCCTGGCGGGCTCGGAATGTGGTCGAGCCTCCGTCGAAGGCTGGGGAAGCTCCCGCAGGGCCGCTCTCCAGCGGGCCGGTTACCAGCTTGCCTGGCGCAGCGGGATTCGAGGACGCGGTGCGGCGGACGGTGGACCGCATCTACGCTGGTGAGTTGTTCCAGACCAATCTGTGCCGGCGGTTGGAGGCTCCACTGGCGGATGTGGCGGTTTGGCCGCTGTACCGGCGGTTGCGCGAGGTTAATCCTGCCCGGTTTGGCGCATATGTTCCTCTGGGGGCTGGACGAGCCGTGCTGTCGAATAGTCCGGAGTTGTATCTGCGGGTGGAGGGCGGCCGGGTGAGTTCCTCGCCCATCAAAGGGACGCGGCCCCGGGGGGCTACCCCGGAAGAGAACGTACGGATGGAGGCGGAACTGACGGATAGCGTCAAGGATCGGGCGGAACTGGCCATGATTGTCGATGTCGTGCGGAATGACTTGGCCCGGGTTTGCGAGCCGGGGTCGGTTGTGGTCGAGGCGCATGCCGAACTGATGCGGCTGCCAACGTTGACGCATACGGTGTCCACGGTGAGCGGGTTGCTGCGTGGGGGGATCGGCGGGCTGCTGCGGGCATCGTTTCCCCCTGCGTCCATTTCCGGAGCGCCGAAGATCCATGCGATGGAAGTCGCCATGGCCGAGGAGCAGCGGCGGCGCGGACCTTGCATGGGCAGCATCGGCTGGATCTCGATGGACGGACGGGCGGAACTGTCGGTGGCGATCCGGACGGCTGTTGTCGCCGGCGGCCGGGTTCGTTATGAGACCGGCTGCGGGATTACGGCGCAGTCTGACCCGGCGCAGGAGTTGGCCGAGACTCGGCACAAGGCTCGGGCGTTTCTGAGCGCGTTGGGCTGCGGCGAACGGGAATGA
- a CDS encoding anthranilate synthase component II, whose amino-acid sequence MRVLVLDNHDSFTWNLVHAFAGLGAECTVWRSDAVTLAEVAELAPERIVLSPGPFGPSKAGICPEVVRAFSGRIPILGVCLGMQVIAAVAGARVVPSGHPVHGQASPVFHDGRGLFAGLPNPFEAARYHSLHVEPGSLPVELEVSAWLEDGTVMGCRMPGGRTEGVLFHPESFLTPEGPKLFQAFLQ is encoded by the coding sequence ATGCGCGTGCTGGTGCTGGACAATCACGATTCGTTCACCTGGAACCTGGTGCATGCCTTCGCCGGGCTTGGGGCGGAGTGCACAGTTTGGCGGTCGGACGCGGTGACGCTGGCCGAGGTGGCGGAGCTTGCGCCGGAACGGATCGTGCTGTCGCCTGGTCCGTTCGGACCCAGCAAGGCGGGGATCTGCCCCGAGGTGGTGCGGGCGTTCTCCGGGCGGATCCCCATCCTGGGGGTCTGTCTGGGCATGCAGGTGATCGCGGCGGTGGCCGGTGCGCGGGTGGTGCCTTCCGGGCATCCGGTGCACGGGCAGGCGTCGCCGGTCTTCCATGACGGCCGGGGGCTGTTTGCCGGGTTGCCGAATCCGTTCGAGGCGGCGCGCTACCACTCGCTGCATGTGGAACCGGGATCCCTCCCGGTGGAGCTGGAAGTTTCGGCCTGGCTGGAGGATGGGACCGTGATGGGCTGCCGGATGCCCGGTGGCCGGACGGAAGGGGTGCTGTTTCACCCCGAGTCGTTCCTCACTCCGGAGGGGCCTAAGTTGTTCCAGGCGTTCCTGCAATGA
- a CDS encoding pentapeptide repeat-containing protein has translation MANPEHLYILQQGVPGWNNWRSRNPEDRPDFSGADLVGKDLSGADLSRGNFQGADLTGANLTGCDLRVANLTAARLPAAILIRANLGLADLIDADLRAANLTSACLNGANLRRADLSESTLFETDLSRARLIDTRLSKADLKRADLRGAVLV, from the coding sequence GTGGCGAACCCTGAACATCTCTACATCCTGCAGCAGGGCGTGCCCGGCTGGAACAATTGGCGCTCGCGCAACCCCGAAGACCGGCCCGATTTCTCCGGAGCCGATCTCGTCGGCAAAGACTTGAGCGGAGCGGACTTAAGCCGTGGCAACTTCCAGGGCGCCGACCTCACCGGTGCCAACCTCACCGGCTGCGACCTGCGTGTCGCCAACCTCACGGCGGCCCGCCTGCCGGCCGCGATTCTCATCCGCGCCAATCTGGGCCTGGCCGACCTGATCGACGCCGACCTCCGCGCCGCGAACCTTACCTCCGCGTGCCTGAACGGCGCAAACCTCCGGCGTGCGGACCTCTCCGAATCAACACTGTTCGAAACGGATCTCTCCCGCGCCCGCCTCATCGACACCAGGCTGAGCAAGGCCGACCTGAAGCGCGCGGATCTGCGCGGCGCCGTCCTCGTCTAG
- a CDS encoding anti-sigma factor — METTHLSDNDLERYVTGLIHYDAELVWIEQHLHSCPECVDRMENMQDSADHLQADPRSMTDDDDPPVR, encoded by the coding sequence ATGGAAACTACCCATTTGTCCGATAACGACCTGGAACGATACGTGACCGGCTTGATCCACTACGATGCGGAACTCGTGTGGATAGAACAACATCTGCATTCCTGTCCGGAGTGTGTGGACAGGATGGAGAATATGCAGGATTCGGCTGACCATCTGCAGGCCGATCCTCGCAGCATGACTGACGACGACGATCCGCCCGTGCGGTAG
- a CDS encoding acyltransferase family protein — MPAPAAGSLNRPAAVPVARNIAVDAYRGFVMLLMMAEVLRFGAVYRAFPDSWFWSVLAFHQNHVPWAGCSLHDMIQPSFSFLVGVALPYSIAARLAKGGTFPKMFAHAVWRAFLLAALGIFLRSTHSQITNFTFEDTLTQIGLGYPLLFLLGFRNAKWQWGALGAILGGYWLAWALYPLPPAGFDYQAVGVPADWSHHYSGLMAHWNKNSNLGSAFDQWFLNLFPRVKPFIANNGGYLTLSFIPTLGTMLLGLIAGRWLRAESPAIPYRKFLIAGAALIAGGLLLHFAGICPIVKRIWTPAWTLFSGGVCFLMLAGFCWPIETKGYKKWAFPLLVIGMNSIAAYLIAHLFPDFIATSFRTHLGPNAFRFLGDGLTPLVEGSALLLAFWLILFWMYRRKLFLRV, encoded by the coding sequence ATGCCCGCGCCGGCGGCGGGCTCCCTCAATCGTCCAGCCGCCGTGCCGGTGGCGAGAAACATCGCCGTGGACGCCTACCGCGGCTTTGTGATGTTGCTGATGATGGCCGAAGTATTGCGGTTCGGCGCGGTCTACCGCGCGTTTCCGGATAGTTGGTTCTGGAGCGTCCTGGCGTTCCACCAGAACCATGTGCCGTGGGCCGGCTGCTCGCTGCACGACATGATCCAGCCGTCGTTCTCGTTCCTGGTGGGCGTGGCGCTGCCGTATTCGATCGCGGCGCGGCTCGCCAAGGGCGGCACGTTCCCCAAGATGTTCGCGCACGCGGTGTGGCGCGCGTTCCTGCTGGCGGCGCTGGGGATCTTCCTGCGATCGACCCACTCGCAGATCACAAACTTCACCTTTGAAGACACATTGACCCAGATTGGCCTGGGGTACCCCCTCCTATTCTTGTTGGGGTTCCGCAACGCCAAATGGCAATGGGGCGCGCTGGGTGCGATTCTGGGCGGCTACTGGCTGGCCTGGGCACTGTATCCGCTGCCGCCAGCCGGATTCGACTATCAGGCTGTCGGCGTACCGGCCGACTGGAGCCATCATTACTCCGGCCTGATGGCGCATTGGAACAAGAACAGCAATCTGGGCAGCGCCTTCGACCAGTGGTTCCTAAACCTGTTCCCGCGGGTGAAGCCGTTCATTGCCAACAACGGCGGCTACCTCACGCTGAGCTTCATTCCGACGCTGGGCACGATGCTGTTGGGATTGATTGCCGGCCGCTGGCTGCGGGCCGAGTCTCCGGCGATTCCGTACCGCAAGTTCCTCATTGCGGGGGCGGCCCTGATCGCAGGCGGCCTGCTGCTGCACTTCGCCGGGATCTGCCCGATTGTGAAGCGGATCTGGACTCCGGCGTGGACACTATTCAGCGGCGGCGTTTGCTTCCTGATGCTGGCGGGTTTCTGTTGGCCCATCGAGACCAAGGGCTATAAGAAGTGGGCATTCCCCCTGCTGGTGATCGGGATGAACTCGATTGCGGCATACCTGATCGCGCACCTGTTTCCCGATTTCATTGCCACGTCCTTCCGGACCCACCTGGGCCCGAACGCGTTCCGGTTCCTGGGTGACGGGTTGACGCCACTGGTGGAGGGTTCGGCCCTGCTGCTCGCGTTCTGGCTGATTCTGTTTTGGATGTACCGGCGCAAGCTGTTCCTGAGAGTGTGA
- a CDS encoding bacterioferritin: MNHPSVDLLNKAVADELQAVHQYMYFHFHLDDQGFGPLAKLFKKTAIVEMGHIETLAERILFLKSDVNMSTSGPIAAIQDPAEILAKAIAMERQSAADYNQAAQQCGANADAATKQLFEALVGDEESHQDAFEKQLDNIKRFGLSYLALQSFGAGAEAPAESK; the protein is encoded by the coding sequence ATGAATCATCCCAGCGTAGACCTACTCAATAAAGCGGTGGCCGACGAACTCCAGGCCGTTCACCAGTACATGTACTTCCATTTTCACCTCGACGACCAGGGCTTCGGCCCCCTGGCCAAGCTCTTCAAGAAAACAGCCATCGTCGAAATGGGCCACATCGAGACCCTGGCGGAGCGCATCCTCTTTCTGAAAAGCGATGTGAACATGTCCACCTCCGGTCCGATCGCCGCCATCCAGGACCCCGCTGAGATCCTCGCCAAGGCGATCGCCATGGAGCGGCAAAGCGCCGCCGACTACAACCAGGCCGCCCAGCAGTGCGGCGCCAACGCAGACGCGGCCACCAAACAGTTGTTCGAAGCCCTAGTCGGTGACGAAGAGTCGCACCAGGACGCCTTCGAAAAGCAGCTCGATAACATCAAGCGCTTTGGCCTCAGCTACCTGGCGCTGCAGTCCTTCGGCGCCGGGGCCGAGGCCCCAGCCGAGTCGAAGTAA
- the secA gene encoding preprotein translocase subunit SecA, translating into MVDSLLAKIFGTKHEREIKKIKPLVLAINDREASVQTLTDAQLAAKTAEFRQQLASGATLDDILVDAFAVVREAGRRILNMRHFDSQLIGGIVLHNGKIAEMKTGEGKTLVATLPVYLNALASEGVHVVTVNDYLARRDSEWMGRLYKFLGLSVGLIVHGLDDDERRAAYHCDITYGTNNEYGFDYLRDNMKFRLDDCVQRGHHFAIVDEVDSILIDEARTPLIISGPSEESTDKYFKVNGIIPKLIRGEVIEGREPGEKYTTGDYTVDERHRSVALTEEGVSKVERLLNVVNLYDPENLELNHHVQQGLRAHVLYQLDRDYIIKDGEVIIVDEFTGRLMPGRRWSDGLHQAVEAKEGVKIERENQTLATVTFQNYFRMYKKLSGMTGTADTEAAEFGKIYNLDVTLIPTNAPMVRKDLNDIVYRTEDEKWRNAAKEIAERSKTGQPVLVGTISVEKSEKLGGILKRMGVRHEVLNAKNHEREAYIIAQAGRYGGVTVSTNMAGRGTDILLGGNPEFLAQEDSLKLKLVESIRPDEAPLVADNQFYYFQRGDMHYRVPLARYQEIYSKYKEQCSAEHKKVVEAGGLCIVGTERHESRRIDNQLRGRAGRQGDPGSSRFFLSLQDDLLRVFGGDRIQGLMLRLGMEEDVPIESKLITKRIAAAQKTVEAQNFASRKHVKEYDDVMDKQRKAVYGLRRQLLEGADMKEKIFEIVDGILATFIETRCSEGSDPYKWDLTGLATDINSQFGLRFTPSEVASMTRIQMEEHILERLKKRYDEKEEVVGPEVMRETERMIWLSVIDQQWKDHLLSMDHLKEGIGMRAYGQKDPLIEYKKEGFGIFQEMMDRIEDETIRFLYFLQPVVGERPDVPMPQDSWPDEDDEESNERDAQAAQAAQSEADRKEAQASFVDLTRNIQKKKEREMEMLQFTAGAAEPNPAAQVIKGDKVGRNDPCPCGSGKKYKKCHGS; encoded by the coding sequence ATGGTCGATTCCTTACTGGCGAAGATCTTCGGCACCAAGCACGAGCGCGAGATCAAAAAAATCAAGCCGCTTGTCCTCGCGATCAACGATCGCGAGGCCTCCGTGCAGACGCTCACCGACGCACAACTCGCCGCAAAAACCGCGGAGTTCCGGCAGCAGCTTGCTTCCGGCGCTACCCTTGACGACATCCTGGTGGACGCCTTTGCCGTGGTCCGCGAAGCCGGCCGCCGCATCCTCAACATGCGGCACTTCGACTCGCAGTTGATCGGCGGTATCGTCCTTCACAACGGCAAGATTGCAGAAATGAAGACCGGCGAAGGAAAAACGCTGGTCGCCACGCTACCGGTCTACCTCAACGCCCTCGCCAGCGAAGGTGTCCACGTCGTCACGGTCAACGACTACCTGGCCCGCCGCGACTCCGAATGGATGGGGCGTCTTTACAAGTTTCTGGGGCTCTCCGTTGGCCTCATTGTCCATGGTCTTGACGATGATGAACGCCGGGCCGCCTACCACTGCGACATCACCTACGGCACCAACAACGAGTACGGTTTCGATTACCTCCGCGACAATATGAAGTTCCGCCTGGACGATTGCGTCCAACGCGGCCACCACTTCGCCATCGTCGATGAAGTCGACTCCATCCTCATTGACGAAGCGCGTACCCCGCTCATCATCTCCGGTCCGTCTGAAGAGTCCACCGACAAGTACTTCAAGGTCAACGGCATCATCCCCAAGCTCATCCGCGGCGAGGTGATCGAAGGCCGCGAGCCCGGCGAAAAGTACACCACCGGCGATTACACCGTCGACGAACGCCACCGCAGTGTGGCCCTGACGGAAGAGGGCGTCAGCAAGGTCGAGCGCCTGCTCAACGTCGTCAATCTGTACGATCCCGAGAACCTCGAGCTCAACCACCACGTCCAGCAGGGCCTGCGCGCCCACGTGCTCTATCAGCTCGACCGTGACTACATCATCAAGGATGGTGAAGTCATCATCGTCGATGAGTTCACTGGCCGCCTGATGCCGGGACGCCGCTGGTCCGATGGCCTCCACCAGGCCGTCGAAGCCAAGGAAGGCGTCAAGATTGAGCGCGAGAACCAGACCCTCGCCACCGTCACCTTCCAGAACTACTTCCGCATGTATAAGAAGCTGTCCGGCATGACCGGTACGGCCGACACGGAAGCCGCCGAATTCGGCAAGATCTACAACCTCGACGTCACCCTGATCCCCACCAACGCGCCCATGGTGCGCAAGGATCTCAATGACATCGTATACCGCACCGAAGACGAGAAGTGGCGCAACGCCGCCAAGGAAATCGCGGAACGCAGCAAGACCGGGCAACCTGTACTGGTTGGTACGATCTCCGTCGAAAAGTCGGAGAAGCTGGGCGGCATCCTCAAGCGCATGGGCGTCCGGCACGAAGTGCTGAACGCCAAAAACCATGAGCGCGAGGCGTACATCATCGCCCAGGCCGGCCGCTATGGCGGCGTCACCGTCTCCACCAACATGGCCGGCCGCGGTACCGACATTCTGCTCGGCGGCAATCCGGAATTCCTGGCACAGGAAGACTCGCTCAAGCTGAAGCTGGTCGAGTCGATCCGTCCGGACGAAGCTCCGCTGGTCGCCGACAATCAGTTCTACTACTTCCAGCGCGGCGACATGCACTACCGCGTGCCGCTGGCCCGCTACCAGGAGATCTACTCCAAGTACAAGGAGCAGTGCTCGGCCGAGCATAAGAAGGTGGTCGAGGCCGGCGGACTCTGCATCGTCGGTACGGAACGCCACGAATCCCGCCGTATCGACAACCAGTTACGCGGCCGCGCCGGCCGCCAGGGCGACCCCGGTTCGTCCCGCTTCTTCCTCTCCCTCCAGGACGACCTGCTGCGCGTCTTCGGCGGGGATCGCATTCAGGGCCTCATGCTCCGCCTGGGCATGGAAGAAGATGTGCCGATCGAGTCCAAACTCATCACCAAGCGCATCGCCGCAGCCCAGAAGACCGTCGAAGCCCAGAACTTCGCCTCCCGTAAGCACGTCAAAGAGTACGACGACGTAATGGATAAGCAGCGCAAGGCTGTTTACGGCCTGCGGCGCCAGTTGCTCGAAGGCGCGGACATGAAGGAGAAGATCTTCGAGATCGTCGACGGCATTCTCGCCACCTTCATCGAAACGCGTTGTTCCGAAGGCTCGGACCCCTACAAGTGGGATCTCACCGGCCTCGCCACCGACATCAATTCGCAGTTTGGCCTGCGCTTCACGCCGTCCGAAGTCGCCTCAATGACCCGCATCCAGATGGAAGAGCACATCCTGGAGCGGCTGAAGAAGCGCTACGACGAGAAGGAAGAAGTGGTGGGGCCCGAAGTCATGCGCGAGACCGAGCGCATGATCTGGCTCTCCGTCATCGACCAGCAGTGGAAAGACCACCTGCTCTCGATGGACCACCTGAAGGAAGGCATCGGCATGCGGGCCTACGGTCAGAAAGACCCGCTGATCGAGTACAAGAAGGAAGGCTTCGGCATCTTCCAGGAGATGATGGACCGCATCGAGGACGAAACTATCCGGTTTCTGTACTTCCTGCAGCCCGTTGTCGGAGAACGTCCGGATGTGCCCATGCCGCAGGACTCCTGGCCGGATGAGGACGACGAGGAGAGCAACGAGAGGGATGCGCAGGCGGCGCAGGCTGCCCAGTCTGAAGCGGATCGCAAGGAGGCCCAGGCCTCGTTCGTGGATCTGACGAGGAACATCCAGAAGAAGAAAGAGCGGGAGATGGAGATGCTCCAATTTACCGCGGGCGCAGCCGAACCCAACCCGGCGGCCCAGGTAATCAAGGGCGATAAAGTCGGCCGGAACGATCCCTGCCCCTGCGGCAGCGGCAAGAAATATAAGAAATGCCACGGGTCCTGA